The following nucleotide sequence is from Pseudobutyrivibrio ruminis HUN009.
CTACTAGAAACTCTTATTCATGTCTACATATCCTTTGATACCTGGAACAGAACCCTTGCTTGAGTACTGCCAAATATTCTTTCTGCCAGAATATGTACATTGTGTATTATATTGTGCAATCCAAACGCTGCATGAGCCTGGAATTGAGTTTGCATCCATCAAGCTTATCATCCAGTTTTTGCTACAGTAAACACCTGCTTTGTAGCCAGATGATTGAACTGTTGAAACGAATGCATTAAGGATTGCCATTCGCTGTGCTGTTGAAAGTGAGCCCTGTCCACGAACCTTGTCCTCCATATCGATGAAGATTGGGTATGAACATCCGCCTGCCTTCTGAGCCATAGCTACTGCCATTGATGCTTCCTGAACAGCCTCTGCCTCATTGAGGGCAGTTGAGTAAATGTATACACCTACGCTTACTCCATTTGCTTTTGCTCCAGACATATTCTTGTAGAAATATGGATCCTCGTGGAGCTGTCCATCATACATTCCTCTGTATCCGCAACGAACGATAGCAAATGAAACTGCTGACTTAGCCTGTGACCAGTCGATGTTTGTCTGATACTTAGAAACATCAATACCTGTTCCCTTGTTTGCTAAAACGCCATCTGTTCCGAAATCGTAGCTAACACCCTGGATTACCTGAGTGCCTGTTACCTTATTGCCGTTCTTGTCGAAGTAGTATGTATTGCCATCAATTGACTGCCAACCATAGTATGTATAGCTAGCTTCTTTATAATAGAACTTCTTACCTTTTTCGTAATCGGCTGCAGTTGCTTCTTTTGTGCACTGCTCATCAACATAAAGCTGGTTGCCAGCTGCATCCTTAAGCTTTTCTGTAGAATCGCCTGAGCCATATCCTGATACTGTGTATGTGACAGCAAGTGTGCTATCTGTAGCTCCATCAGAGAATGTTGCTACACCCTTAAGTGTATAGTCTCCATCCTTTGTAACCTTGAAAGTACCACTTCCATTTGACATTGTAACAGCTGCGCCATTTATTGTGACATTACCAACATTTGCAGAAGCTTTGATTGTGAATGTGCCCGCTGAGTAGCTCATATCCAAGGTAGCTTCTTCTTTGGTTGTGGTAGTTGTTGTCTTTTTGTATGTGAATGTAACTGTTATATCACTAGTACCAACAGTACCTTTTGCTGGTGTAGTTGATGTTAATGTATAGCCTGTGATTGTTGGTGCCACATATTCGTATGTTGCACCTTCTTCTTTTGTCTCAGTGATTGCGTTGTAACCAGAAATTTCATTTCCTGCCTCGTCTACATACTTAACAGTGATTGTATGCTTTGGCTTTGATGCTGGAGTCTGACTTCCAGAGCCTGATTCAGTACCACCAGTGCTGCCTCCTGCCGATCCAGAACCTGAGCCATTACCAGCATCGCTGCCTCCTGCCGATCCAGAACCTGAGTCATTACCAGCATCGCTGCCTCCTGCTGAACCAGAACCTGAGCCATTACCTGTATTACCAGTATTGCCTGTATCAGTAGTTGGTGTACCACCTGTTTCTGTATTTGCAGTATCATCAGCCTTATCCGCACTCTGACCGCCTTCATCACTTACAGTAGCCACCATAGTAGCCTTCATCATAAGTGCATCGATGTAATCAAGCTTACTAGCTGCGGCAACATAACCCTTTGTTCTTAAGTAGCGTGATGCTGTCTTAACAACATCGTGTGTTACCTTTGTGATACCACCACTCTTTGCAGCGGCCTTGCTTGTGCTTGCTGTGCTCTTTGGAGCAACTGCCTCGGCCTGCTTAACCTCACCTGAGCCGTTTTCAACCTTCTTAGATTCAACGTACTCAACTGTATCTGTAAGCTTGTTCTCTACTGGAACCTCTGCAGCGGCAGCCTTCTGTCCATCCTCGGAAGCCACATCCTTCTTAATCTGCTTTGTGATTTCCTTCTGAACCTTGAACTCTACCTTATCCTTTACATTAGCTGCAGTAGTGTATGTTGTAGGCTCGTAGCTAACTTCTGTGTCCAAGTCGTTTACTAAGCAAAGTACATAGTCGCCAGGCTCCATCTCTGTCTGAGTGATTACACCGTCCATATCATCGTCTGTATAAACAGTACCCTCTGCCTCATTAACAGCTACTGTGTAAGCCTGAACTGCTGTCTCTTTATCAAGATATAAAAGATACAATGGATCTGAGCTGATGTCTCCAGTCTGTGTCTCTACAACATCACCGTTTTCATCTGTGACAGTGACTGCAGCGTTTCTATCCTGAAGAATCTGCATTATCTGGAACGAGTTAGTTGGTATTGTAACTGTTGCCTCATTGCTTGCAGTCTCTGTTGTATCTTCTGAACTGTCTTCTGATGACTCTTCTGAATCATCCTTAGAGAAGTCAATCTCTTCTCCGTCCACTGGGAGGGCATCGCTTTCTTCTTCAGAACCTGTTTCCTCTGTGTCTGTAGAGAAGTCATAATCCTTTGTGTACTCAGCAATCTGAGCATCAATATCCTTGATTGCATCAACATATGACTGGAGGCTTTCCGCATTTTCCTCAGTCAAAAGCTTTACTTCAAAAGGAATTCCTGTGATAGGATTGTCGTTCTCGTCCGAGATGTAGATTGTCAAATCCTTCTCTAATGATTCACTTGTGATTTTTACATTAACAAATTCTGGGATATAGACATCATTATTAGCAGCCTGCTCTGTGACCTCTACAACCTCAACTGGCTCTTCATCGTCAGTAACAAGATTGTAAACACCATAACCGCCTGCACCTGCCGCTGTAACACCAACAGCACTGGCAACAGCAATACTGGCCGCCTTATGCGATGCTATAAAGAATTTCAAACTCTCCCATAATTCTTCCATTTTATAATTCTCCCAAATAAAACCTATGCGTTAATATTTCTCTCTGCGCAGTAATCCTTAAATGATGCGTTTACCTTATCTTTTTCTGAAAGGATTAAATCTGCCTCTGTCATTCCCTCTGGGATTGGCCACTGAACAGCGATATCTGGATCGTTGTACATAAGACCGCCCTCATCGTTTGGATGATAGAAATCAGTAACCTTGTAGCAGAACTCTGCATAGTCGCTGACTACTAAGAATCCATGAGCAAATCCCTTTGGAATCATGAACTGCTTTTTATTTTCTTCTGAAAGAAGAATTCCATAGTGCTTTCCAAATGTAGCTGATCCCTGGCGGAGGTCAACTGCTACATCATAAACTTCACCTTTGATTACACGAACAAGCTTGTCCTGTGGGAAGTTCTTTTGGAAATGAAGACCACGAAGTACGCCCTTCTTGCTTGCAGACTGATTGTCCTGTACAAATACATAATCAAGTCCTTCAGCCTTCATATCATTTTCGTTGTATGTCTCCATGAAATAGCCTCTTTCGTCGCCGAAGACTTTTGGAGTTATTACACAAAGACCCTCTATTCCATTTACGTTCTTTTCAACTGTAATTGCCATTTTTTACTCTACACTTTCTAAGTTCTACGCTTGTTACGCTCTCAAGCCTAAGTATTACTTCATTCGACTACATGTCTCATTCAGTAACACTTAGAGCTTGATAGCTACAAGCTTAATTTTTTATAAACCGTTGCTTACGTCTACTAAGTATTTACCATACTCGGTTTTCATGAGTGGCTCGGCGAGCTTAAGGAGTTGCTCCTTGTTGATGAAGCCACGCTTGAATGCGATTTCCTCGATGCATGATACATACATACCCTGGCGCTTCTGGAATGTGCTAACGAATTCAGCAGCTGCAAGAAGCATGTCGTGGTTTCCTGTATCAAGCCATGCAAATCCACGGCCGAGTGTCTCAACGTGAAGATTTCCACGGTTTAAGTATTCGTTGTTAACAGCTGTAATTTCTAGCTCACCACGTGCTGATGGCTTAATTGTCTTTGCGATTTCTACTACTGAGTTGTCGTAGAAGTAAAGACCTGGAACTGCGTAGTTGCTCTTTGGCTGAGCTGGCTTTTCTTCGATAGAAATAGCTACGCCGTTCTCGTCGAACTCAACAACGCCGTACTCTCTTGGGTCACGAACATAGTAACCGAAGATTGTAGCGCCTGGCTCTGTCTCTGTACGGTGTGCTGCTGTCTGAAGCACCTTTGAGAATGACTGGCCATAGAAAATGTTATCGCCAAGTACAAGTGCTACAGCATCTTTGCCGATGAAATCTGCGCCGATGATAAATGCCTCAGCAAGTCCGTTTGGAGCTTCCTGAACAGCATACTGAATATCCATACCAAGCTGGCTACCATCACCGAGAAGCTCCTCGAATACTGGAAGATCTCTTGGTGTAGAGATGATAAGCACTTCACGAATGCCTGCAAGCATAAGTGTAGATAATGGATAATAAATCATTGGCTTATCATAAATTGGCATAATCTGCTTTGAAATAGCTTTTGTAAGTGGGTAAAGTCTAGTGCCTGATCCACCTGCTAAAATAATACCTTTCATATTTCCTCCTAATCTCTAATCCGCATGTTACGCTCTCAAGCCTTGTAAAGCTTCGCTCGACAACACGTCTCGCTTAAGCATTCACAAGAGCTAGATAGCTACATGCTCATTAAAACTCTTCCTCAACCACTGACAATGCAGCCATAACGACCTTGTCCATGTCGTAGTATTTGTACTGACCAAGACGGCCTCCAAAGATAACACCTGACTCGCTTGATGCAAGCTTTGCATATTCTTCGTAAACTGCATTATTCTTATCGTTATTTACTGGGTAATAAGGCTCAACGCCTGGCTGCCACTCGCTTGAGTATTCCTTTGAAATGATTGTGGTAGGCTGTGTGCCAAACTCAAAGTGCTTGTGCTCGATGATACGAGTGTATGGCACATCGGCTGCAGTGTAGTTTACAACTGCGTTGCCCTGGTAGTTGTCACAATCGATTTTTTCTGTCTCAAATCGAACTGAGCGATATTCCAAATCGCCATAGCAGCTATTGTAATACTCATCAATCTGGCCTGTGAAAACAAGCTTATTCCATGAAACCTGGCTACCGTCATTGAGAGTTCCCTCTGTAGACTTTGGTGCGTTTTCTACGCCGCCAACCATATCGAAGAAATCCTGTTCAAGAACAACGTCTGCGCCCTGAAGCATCTTTTCAACAATCTGGGTGTAACCGCCCATTGGGATTCCCTGGAATCTATCGTTAAAGTAGTTGTTGTCGTATGTAAATCTAAGTGGCAATCTCTTGATGATGAAAGCTGGAAGCTCGTCGCATGGACGTCCCCACTGCTTCTGTGTGTAGCCCTTAATGAGCTTTTCGTATACATCTGTTCCAACAAGAGAAAGTGCCTGTTCTTCCAAATTCTTTGGCTCTGTGATGTTTAGCTCCTTGATCTGATCTGCAATCTTAGCCTTTGCCTCTGCAGGAGTCTTGATGCCCCACATCTTTGAGAATGTGTTCATGTTGAATGGAAGATTGTAAAGCTCGTCGCCGTAAACGGCAACTGGGGAATTGATGTAGTTGTTGAACTCAGCAAACTGGTTCATGTATTCCCAAATCTTTTTGTCGCTAGTGTGGAAGATGTGCGCGCCATAAACATGCACATTAATTCCATCTTCTTCTTTTGTATAAATATTTCCGGCTATGTGGTTGCGTCGGTCAATCACAAGAACAGACTTGCCGCGCTGCATTGCCTCATAAGCAAATACAGCGCCAAAAAGACCTGCACCGACCACTAAGTAATCGTATTTTTTCATATTATTTTCCTGAATACATATCTGTATAGTATTTCTGGTAGTCACCGCTTGTTACGTTCTTCATCCACTCCTCGTGCTCGAAGAACCACTTGATTGTCTTCTTGATTCCCTCTTCGAAGCATGTCTCTGGATACCAGCCTACTGCTTCCTTAATCTTGTCTGGAGCAATAGCGTAACGACGATCATGGCCCTTACGGTCTGTAACATACTTGATAAGGTTCTCAGATACGAGCTCCTTACGTGGATCTCCCTCTGGAAGCATCTCCTGAAGTGTATCAAGGATGATGTGGATAATCTGGATGTTCTGCTTCTCGTTGTGACCACCGATGTTGTATGTCTCAAAAAGCTTACCCTGCTCCTGAACCATATCGATTCCCTTAGCGTGATCCTCTACGTATAACCAGTCACGAACGTTCTTTCCATCACCGTATACTGGAAGGTCCTTGCCCTGAAGCGCATTGTTGATGATAAGCGGAATGAGCTTCTCTGGGAACTGGTAAGGGCCATAGTTGTTAGAGCAGTTTGTAATGTTTGCAGGGAACTTGTATGTATCCATGTAAGCCTTTACAAGCATGTCTGATGAAGCCTTTGAAGCTGAGTATGGTGAATGTGGATCGTATGGGCTTGTCTCATAGAAGAAAGCGTTGTCATCATCTGGAAGTGATCCGTAAACTTCGTCTGTTGAAACGTGAAGGAACTTCTTGCCTTCCTTGAATGTGCCGTCAGGAAGCTCCCAAGCTTCCTTTGCACAGTTAAGCATTACAGCTGTACCGAGTACGTTTGTCTGTACGAAAACTTCTGGATTCTTGATTGAACGGTCAACGTGTGACTCAGCTGCAAAATGAACAACTCTATCGATGTCATTCTCAGCAAAGATCTTGCGGATAGCTTCCTTATCGCAAATATCAGCCTTTACGAATGTATAGTTGTCGCGATTTTCAACGTCCTTGAGGTTCTCAAGGTTACCTGCATATGTAAGCTTATCTACGTTGATGATTCTGATTTCATTATCATATTTCTTAAACATGTAATGAATGTAATTTGAGCCGATGAAACCAGCTCCACCTGTTACTAAATATGTTCTCATTTTCTAACCCTTTCTCGCTATTTTTTCTCTACTTTTTCTAAGCTCCCGCAGGGCACCCTCCGCACTCTCGTGTGGGTCCTCCCGCCGGCGTAGGCCCTCCCACACTCGGCACGGTATCCCCTGCTCGCGCTCTCCAAGTTGTAATAAAAAATAGCTACTTAAAATTCTAATTCAATACTATTTATAATAATTGTTCATTCGAACAACGATTAACGTTAAATATTTATTAAACGCGTGAAAAAGGTTTCATGCGTCCATTAACGGTTTATGCGAGGTATTCGCGGAGGGCGTCCTTCCAGTCGGCCATCTTGTAGCCGCTTGTAAGACGAAGCATGTAGTTGTCGAGGATGCTGTAGTGAGGTCTATCGGCACTAGCTGGGTTCATCTTTTTGTACTCCTCGCTAGTAACGTGGTTGACCTTTACATTGATTCCCTTGAGCTTGAAGATTTCCTCTGTGAAATCTGCCCAGTTTGTGTCACCTTCGCATGTGCCATGGAAAATACCATAGTTTTCTGTAGGCTCAAGGTGGTGAATCATGCGGGCAAGCTCAACTGCAGATGTTGGCGAACCAAGCTGGTCGCAAACAACTGAAAGCTCATCATGTGTCTCTGCAAGAGAAAGCATAGTTTTAACGAAGTTCTTGCCATCGCCGTAGAGCCAAGCTGTACGTACGATAAACCACTTGTCTGCGAACTGCTGAACAAACTTTTCACCTTCGTATTTTGTCTTGCCATAAGCACTGATTGGTGCTGGCTGATCAAACTCAGTGATAGGCTTTGTTGCGTTGCCAGGGAAAACATAGTCTGTGCTAACATGCACAAGCTTTGCTCCTACCTTTGAAGCTGCAATCGCCAAGTTTCTAGGACCAAGTGCATTAAGCTTGTAAGCAAAATCCCAGTCCTTTTCGCATCCATCTACGTTTGTAGCTGCTGCGCAGTTGATGATAACATCTGGCTTCTTATCTTCTACGAAGCTAAGAACTTCTTCCAGGTCCATAATGTTGAGCGGAGAAATCTTTTCTCCCTCTACTACGTCTGTGAGTATGAATTCTACTTCAGTTCCATACTCCTTCTGAATGGCACGACCAAGCTGGCCGTTACATCCTGTTACTAAAATCTTTCTCATTTTATTTCCTCTTTAACTTTATGCAAATAGTTTGCTATTTTAAATGTCTTTAGCTTTCGCTATAAGACGATTATAAGCACTAAACATACTGCGAATTGATGCACGTGTAATGTTTGAGCTTACGCCAACACCAAATGTGGTGTTGCCATGACGCTCGTCGCGCATCTCGATGTATGCTGCAGCCTTTGCTCCAGAACCTTGTGCTTGAGCAAGTGTATGCTCGGTGTAGTCAATAAGTGAGAAGTCAAGCTCTGGTATGCACTGCTTGATTGCAAGCTTAACAGCATCGATAGGACCATTTCCTTCAGCCTCTGAGTGGAATTTTTCTCCGTGGTAGCTGAAGTCAAGAATAGCAACTGTATCATCTGTATCCTTGTCGTCCTTGATAACAACATATTCCAGTGTAAGTGGCTCCTTGTTTTCCAAGTACTGAGACTTGAATGCCTCCATAATGCGCTGAGGTGTAACCTCTCCGCCCTGCTTTTCTGAAATGTACTGAACAACGTCAGCAAATTCACGCTGCATCTTCTTTGGAAGCTTGTAGCCGTATACTGTATCCATAACGAAAGCAACGCCGCCCTTTCCAGACTGGCTGTTGATACGAACCACTGGCTCGTACTTTCTTCCGATATCAGCTGGATCGATTGGAAGATATGGGACCTCCCAATACATGTTTTGGCGATTGCGCATTGCTGCAACGCCCTTGTTGATAGCATCCTGATGTGAACCAGAGAAAGCTGTAAATACAAGCTCTCCTGCATAAGGATGTCTTGCATCGGTAGGCATCTTTGTGACTCTCTCACATACCTCCACGATTTCTTTTATATCATCAAGCTCAAGCTCAGGATTTACACCCTGAGAGAACATGTTGTAAGCAATTGTAAGAATATCTACATTACCTGTACGCTCACCATTTCCAAGAAGTGTGCCTTCTACGCGGTCCGCACCTGCAAGAAGTCCAAGCTCTGTGATGGCAACACCTGTTCCTCTATCGTTGTGTGGATGGATTGAGAGGATGATGTTTTCTCTGTCTTTGAAATGAGTGCTCATCCATTCAATCTGGTCTGCGTAGACATTTGGTGTGTTCATTTCTACTGTAGCTGGCAGGTTGAAGATGATAGGTGCATCTGTTGCATGATTCCATGTATCCTGGACAGCTGTACAAATATCAAGGGCGAACTCTACCTCTGTGCCGGTGAATGATTCTGGTGAATACTCCAGCTGAAGGTTGCCGTTGTAGCGGTCAAGTCTGTCCTTTACCATCTGTGTGCCTGCTTTGGCAATTTCGATAATCTCGTCTTTGTCTGCATTAAAAACCACATCTCTTTGAAGAGTAGATGTGGAATTGTAAATGTGGAAAATTACATTTGGTATTCCCTGAATTGCCTCAAAAGTGCGGTCAATCAGTTCCTCGCGGCACTGTGAAAGCACCTGAACTTTAACATCTGAAGGGATTTTATTTTCCTTAACAAGTTGTCTTAAAAAGTCGAATTCGATTTGGCTAGCTGCAGGGAAGCCAATCTCGATTTCTTTGAAGCCTAATTTTAGTAGGAGGTCGAATAGTTCCATTTTTTCGTCGACATTCATTGGCTCGACGAGGGCTTGGTTGCCGTCACGTAGGTCTACTGAGCACCAAATTGGAGCTTTGGTGATCTGCTTGTTAGGCCATGTACGCTGTGGAAACTCTAACACTGGGTTTGCTTTGTAACGCTTGTAGTTCAACATTATTCTTCCTCCTAGTATTTAATTATTGTCTGTTATTCTCCTAATCCCGATTCGATAGAAGAAATTATATCTTCTAAGGCTTCGTTTTCGTCATCACCATCACAGATGATAGTGATTTCTTCGCCTGCTTTGACGCAAGCACCTAAAACGCCAAGTACTGATTTGGCATTTGCTTCATAGTGATTATCCGTTGTGAATGTAACCTTTGATTTATATTTCATGGCTGTTTCGCAAAGAACCCCTGCAGGTCTAAGATGCAAGCCAGTTGCATTCACAATCTTTACCTTTTTTGAAACCATATCAATTATCCTAGTTTACAACATTGTATTAGTAATTAACTCAGCCAGTGCATGTGCATCTGCATCGATTTCTTCCTGATTCTTGCCTTCAATCATAACACGAACGAGTGGCTCTGTGCCTGATGGACGGATGAGTACACGTCCTTCACCAGCAAACTTAGCCTCAAGCTCTCCGATTGCCTTTGCAATTTCAGGATACTCCATATAGCTTTCCTTCTTGTGGTTTGGAACCTTTGCATTGACAAGTGCCTGAGGTAATACTTCCATAATAGATGCAAGCTCAGAAAGTGACTTGCCTGTCTCCACAAGAACTCTGAGTAGGTGAAGGGCTGAAAGAAGTCCATCACCTGTGGTGTTGTCATCTAAGAAGATAACGTGACCACTCTGCTCGCCGCCGATATTATAACCGTTCGCAAGCATATTTTCCAAAACATATCTATCGCCAACCTTTGTTGACTCAACATTGATGCCCTGTTCCTTTGCCATCAAAGTGAATCCAAGGTTTGTCATTACTGTAACTACACATGTGTTTTTCTTAAGTGTGCCCTTATCCTTCATGTGCTTTGCACAGATAGCCATTACCTGGTCGCCATCAACAAGACGTCCCTTTTCATCTACAGCTAGCATTCTGTCGGCATCACCATCGAATGCAAGACCGATGTGAGCGTTTTCTGCAACAACACGAGCCTTTAGCTCATCCATGTGTGTGCTTCCGCAGTTTGAGTTGATGTTTGTTCCATCTGGATTGTTGTGGATTGTGATAAGCTCTGCGCCCATTTCTGAAAGGCAAGCAACGCTAGTTCTGTAAGAAGCGCCCTCTGCACAGTCGATAACAATCTTTAATCCTGATAAATCGATAGGTACTGTCTGCTTTAAGAAATCAACGTACTCACGACCAAGGTCGAATCTGAAATCTACCTTACCGATTTCTGCGCCAGTTGGAAGGCTGATGCCCTTCATATCGCTCTCGATAAGCTCCTGGATTTCATCCTCAAGAGCGTCTGAAAGCTTGAAGCCTTCGCCATTGAAGAACTTGATTCCGTTGAATTCCATTGGGTTGTGGCTGGCAGAAATAACAACTCCTGCATCTACCTTGTGCTTACGTGTAAGGTAAGCGATTGCTGGTGTAGGTAAAACTCCTACGTATACTGCATTTGCGCCAACTGAGCAGATACCACTCATAAGTGCTGAAGCAAGCATTGTTCCAGAAATACGTGTATCGCATCCTACGATGATTGTAGGCTGATGTGATGCTTCTTTTGTAAGTACGTAAGCGCCTGCCTGACCCAAAGCCTTTGCAAGCTCAATAGTAAGTTCTGAGCCAGCAACACCTCTGACTCCATCTGTTCCAAATAATCTTCCCATATTACTCCTCTGAATTTTCTGTTGCCGCTGATGTATCTTCTATAACGGTAACTGTCACCGATGTATTTTGAATGGTGACTCCTTCAATATTTTCAAACTGAACAACAACTGTCTGTGATTCACCAACTGTAAGGTTGGTGCAATCAATAGTGCCCTTGATAGCTGTTGCGTCTAAAGCTGCTAACATATCTGTTGTACCAAACACGTTAACCTGTACCGAAGTAACATCCAGTGAAACTGCAAGTCCTTCAGGTATGTTTATAAGTGAGATGTTGTCTGCGCTGACTTCTGCTGTGGAAGCTGTTTCGCCAGACATCAACACATATATTGTAACCTTTGATGACGAGCCATCTGCCAAAGTGACGCCTTCTGGCAAGTAAGACGAAATGTCTACTGTGGTGGTAAATGAACCTGTCAAATCTGAAAGGTTAATAACTGTATCAGGTATGGTGATAGATGTAACATCATTGAGTGCTGTAACATCACCTTTTATGCCGACTGATGATGGATCAGTTTTTATTGAATCAAGTGTAAGATGTGGTGATAATGTGCCACTTGTTTTAACTACTAAATCTACTGTTTTGATATTAGAAAATACAACACTAACGCTAACCGTAGGTACCGAAAGGGTCAGTTCCTTTGAATCTACTTCTTCACCATCGGAGTCGTAGAACTTAGGGATGACGCTTTCTGTAAAGTTGCTTGTAACACCTGTGATGTTTGCTGAAGCAACAACTTTATCAATTGTAGAAACAACATCCTCAGGACCTGTAACTGTGATAACAGTAGGGCTGCTCGATACAGAATCTACTGTCAGGCCGGTTTCGATGGTACCTGTAGTTTGTGCCTCGATAACAAAACGCTCTGTCTTCTCATCCTCAAGCACTACGTATAGATAGTTTTGCTTGCTTGAAATAGTGATGTAATTTGCATAGGATTTTGCAGCAATTGTAACAGGTATACGTTCTTCATTTTCCAGGCTGTTCATATCTGCAGTAGCAGAAAAGTC
It contains:
- the glmM gene encoding phosphoglucosamine mutase, which encodes MGRLFGTDGVRGVAGSELTIELAKALGQAGAYVLTKEASHQPTIIVGCDTRISGTMLASALMSGICSVGANAVYVGVLPTPAIAYLTRKHKVDAGVVISASHNPMEFNGIKFFNGEGFKLSDALEDEIQELIESDMKGISLPTGAEIGKVDFRFDLGREYVDFLKQTVPIDLSGLKIVIDCAEGASYRTSVACLSEMGAELITIHNNPDGTNINSNCGSTHMDELKARVVAENAHIGLAFDGDADRMLAVDEKGRLVDGDQVMAICAKHMKDKGTLKKNTCVVTVMTNLGFTLMAKEQGINVESTKVGDRYVLENMLANGYNIGGEQSGHVIFLDDNTTGDGLLSALHLLRVLVETGKSLSELASIMEVLPQALVNAKVPNHKKESYMEYPEIAKAIGELEAKFAGEGRVLIRPSGTEPLVRVMIEGKNQEEIDADAHALAELITNTML
- a CDS encoding YbbR-like domain-containing protein — translated: MKQKIINALTKDVGLKILAVVFSFLLWLVVVNIDDPTQTRTFTAVVTVTNEDVLKSAGKLYEIKDGVNTVSFRVTAKRSIIEKLSSSDFSATADMNSLENEERIPVTIAAKSYANYITISSKQNYLYVVLEDEKTERFVIEAQTTGTIETGLTVDSVSSSPTVITVTGPEDVVSTIDKVVASANITGVTSNFTESVIPKFYDSDGEEVDSKELTLSVPTVSVSVVFSNIKTVDLVVKTSGTLSPHLTLDSIKTDPSSVGIKGDVTALNDVTSITIPDTVINLSDLTGSFTTTVDISSYLPEGVTLADGSSSKVTIYVLMSGETASTAEVSADNISLINIPEGLAVSLDVTSVQVNVFGTTDMLAALDATAIKGTIDCTNLTVGESQTVVVQFENIEGVTIQNTSVTVTVIEDTSAATENSEE